The following nucleotide sequence is from Triticum dicoccoides isolate Atlit2015 ecotype Zavitan chromosome 7B, WEW_v2.0, whole genome shotgun sequence.
TGCTTGCTATACACATCTTCGATAAAACTTAGTCCTGCTTCCTCTTGGTTGAGATACATGTACATATTTACTCTCTGACTCATTTCCCTCATGTCATCAAATAGGTATCTTGTTATGATTGATGATTTATGGAGTGTTCAGACTTGGGAGATAATCAAACACTGTTTTCCAGAGAACAATCTCGGGAGTCGGATAATCACTACAACAAGAATTGAGGCTGTTGCAAAAACAGCTGCAGGTGTCCATGTTTATAAGACTTGTCTTCTTGATGAAGCCGATGCTGAAACCTTGTTTTCCCAAAGAGCTTTTGGGAGTGTGGGTGGGTGCCCTGCCCATTTGAAGGATGTTTCAGCTCAGATCATGAAAAAGTGTGGTGGTTTGCCACTTGCTATAGTGAGCGTGGGTGGCTTATTAGCCAGCAAGGTGCGCACAACAGATGAATTTGAGCGGTCAGGACTGGAATGGCGCACAAATTCAGAGCTACAAGGGATGAAACAGATCATCAAACTCAGCTACAGTGATCTTCCTGCCAATCTCAAGGCGTGTCTCTTACACCTAAGCATATTTCCCGAGAACCATGAGATCGAAATAGAGCGTCTTGCGAGGCGTTGGGTTGCTGAAGGGTTCATCAATGAACAGCGTGGCACAAGCATGGAGGAAACAGCGAGAAACTACATCAGCGAGCTCATTGGCAGAAACTTAATCCAACCATCACAGCTGAATCATGATGGCACCCATAGGAGCTACGTTCTTCATCCAGTAATACACGATTTCATCATTTGCAAGTCCATGGAAGACAACTTTGTTGCTCTGGTACATGCTCAGCAGCAAGATGTCCCACCTGTCAATGGCACTGTCCGACGGCTATCTTTGCTGAATAGTGGTAAGCATGATCAGGCCGCTGCACAAATCGATGGGGCAAAAGTATCTCGTGCTCGCTCGATCACCGTATTTTCTCACACCGGTCGCACGCCTCGTCTGAATGAACTCAGTGTACTGCGGGTTCTTGACCTTGAAGGCTGTCAAGGTCCACTGTGCCTTGATGGTCTCTACAAATTGCTGCTTCTGAGGTACTTGAACCTCAAGGGAACAGATGTCAGCAACCTCCCTGCACAGATCGGAGAGCTAAGATGCCTGGAGACACTGGACGTGAGATCCACAAAGGTGAAAGAGCTACCTCCAAGCATTCTCAGGCTGGAAAAGTTAATGCATTTGCTCGCCGGGAACGCCAAGTTGCCGAGTGGGATAACCAAGATGAAGTCACTGCTGACACTTTCATGCAGCAATATCGGGAAGAGTGCTGATGTGGATATCATTCAAGAGCTCAGTAATATGGCAAGCTTGCGGGAACTAGAATTATTTTGTAATGTTCCTCGGGCGTCTGAGGATAAGAAACAAGTCGCATTTCCGAGTGATGGATTTCAGAGTCTTAAGAAGCTTTCGATAAGGTGCAGCTTGCCATCTGTGACCTTTGTGACCGACGCTTTATCGAAGGTTGAAGTGCTTGAGCTAAAGTTTGAAGAAGGCCTTTCAAAGGAGTCGAGTGGTGTGTCTGGCGTTGAGCACCTGTCAGGCCTGAAGCATATGATCATCGAATTTTCGCAGCATGATGTGGGTGCTGCGGCAGCAATGGCTGCAGTCAAGAAGACTACTGAGAAGGTCCACCCTAATTGTCAAGTGATCATCATGAGTGTTGATAAGAAGATCGGCAAATAGAGTTTGGAGCATTGTGCCCATCTGATTCCGAGTAAGCATGAGCGATGTCCAGATGTAATATACCTTCTGATGGAGACGGTCAGGGGGCATTTGATGATTTATTTCAACACACTTCCTTCAACAGCGTTATTATGATTTGTTTAGTTAATTGGTTTGAATAATTGATGCCCCTAGAACTTGGTATTTCATTCCTCAAATTAAATGTATGATGTTTTCTGACATTGTTACTTGCTTCTATGCCCATGGACGTTAAGCCGTGAACAATGCATTGTGTTTTACAGTAATTGCTAAAGGGTGTATCTTTTAGAAACTTGATTTTGCTTTCAGTTTCAGTCCAAACTAAACTCGCAGAGTGGCCCTATATGGAGTTCATGTGGATGCCTTTGTTTTGTAAATGACTGTGTTCTGTATCCATTAATCAGTATTTCCAAATTCAAGTATTTATGGATTCTACATGGATTTCACGTGAATAGCTTTGTATATAAATGATTTTTTTGCATCCACGTTATGGATATCTGACCTATATCATATATATTCAGAATTTAGCCAGTTACATTTAACATGGATTCACAAAGAAGGATTTAACATGGGGTTTGTatacagaacaaattgctaatttcTATCAGTTCACCAAAATGTTTTTTTACCTTTTTATATTGAACTTAATTTTAAAATAGAGTACCATTCTTTATATACATAATAagaaattattatttttattatttctggtgttcgttgtactgccgtGATTGAAgacgaatagattggaagttttctcgcaaaaaaataagaaaataaattattACTTCATTTGTATCCCTTATTTATATTCTTGTATAATTTATCCTCCAATTGTTTTCtataaaattatttattttatattttcacATATGAGCTTTATTTTATATTTATCCATCTAGTAAGCCCACGCACTTGCACATTCACATATGTCATGTGATGCCTAGGTTCCCAGCCTGCATATTCTGGTCGAAGGGCGACCAATTGGAGTGTCGGCGTACTCTTACGCCGCCTCCATTTATTCCTCCCTGTTGACATGCCAAATGGGAGGCAGTTTGGTCTCATTGAGCTAGCCGCCGGTGGTGGAGCCGAGGCCAACTCATCATGCCCAGTGACGATGGGCTCGACTCGGTGCTGAAGCCCTCCTCAAGGACGGAATTGTAATCTTGCTTTGTGATCTCGGGTCTTTATTATAATATGTCAGGACTGGTTTGTAATTTTCTTTCTTTCATGGGTCCAGGTGTAAAATGTAGTCTCACGTCTGTCTAATGAAAAAGTCTGGGTCCTTCAGGACCCTACTACTGTTAAAAAAAAAGGTTTCCAGCTTCTATGGGCACGCAGCCGTGCGACAGAACACAAAACAGGGTGACCAATTTTCAGTCTCGCCTATCCAGCAC
It contains:
- the LOC119337914 gene encoding disease resistance protein Pik-2-like, encoding MEIAVGALSGMVEALPGKLGELLQQEYDLLSGARGDVAFFQAELRTMNAAVVRCEALEEPDVQTTGWIAQVRDLAFDIEDWVDLFAHRVDAGGTHDATSHRFSRWIRRLTTIPDRHVIATELKELRARVVEVSELRKRYSLGPQMPSRHAPAVDPRIFALYADSAGLVGMDGPRDEVAEMVTGQDPDGLKVVSVVGMAGSGKTTLAREVYRLVNAGFKCRASVSVGRSSDVGKVLGDMLSQVDGRGRGDAGDVNQLIGRLRQHLQDKRYLVMIDDLWSVQTWEIIKHCFPENNLGSRIITTTRIEAVAKTAAGVHVYKTCLLDEADAETLFSQRAFGSVGGCPAHLKDVSAQIMKKCGGLPLAIVSVGGLLASKVRTTDEFERSGLEWRTNSELQGMKQIIKLSYSDLPANLKACLLHLSIFPENHEIEIERLARRWVAEGFINEQRGTSMEETARNYISELIGRNLIQPSQLNHDGTHRSYVLHPVIHDFIICKSMEDNFVALVHAQQQDVPPVNGTVRRLSLLNSGKHDQAAAQIDGAKVSRARSITVFSHTGRTPRLNELSVLRVLDLEGCQGPLCLDGLYKLLLLRYLNLKGTDVSNLPAQIGELRCLETLDVRSTKVKELPPSILRLEKLMHLLAGNAKLPSGITKMKSLLTLSCSNIGKSADVDIIQELSNMASLRELELFCNVPRASEDKKQVAFPSDGFQSLKKLSIRCSLPSVTFVTDALSKVEVLELKFEEGLSKESSGVSGVEHLSGLKHMIIEFSQHDVGAAAAMAAVKKTTEKVHPNCQVIIMSVDKKIGK